In Chitinophaga nivalis, a single genomic region encodes these proteins:
- a CDS encoding glycerol-3-phosphate dehydrogenase/oxidase has translation MKREAIIAALRKDTQPWDIVIIGGGATGLGAALEAVTRGYRTLLLEQVDFAKSTSSKSTKLVHGGVRYLAQGDVSLVREASVERGLLAHNAPHLVRNLTFVIPTFSLWENLKYTIGLKMYDWLAGRLSLGKSVHISKAKTLERLSTLKQDGLAGGVLYHDGQFDDSRLAVNLAQTIADKGGTVLNYVRVTGLQKDGKGNISGITVKDTLDGGAEWSLPVKAVINATGVFADDVLEMDNPEAPKSIAASQGVHLVLDRDFLPGHDALMIPATSDGRVLFIVPWHNKVVVGTTDTPVKNISLEPHALEEEIQFILRTAQQYLAHAPQRSDVRSVWAGLRPLAAPKAEGHKTKEISRSHKIMVAASGLVTIIGGKWTTYRRMAEDVIHQLELALHWKQTSSVTHHMKVHGATDNVNWEDPWYFYGSDALHIHQMVATQPDLQEVLSEAYHIIKAQVVWAVREEMARNIEDFLARRTRLLFLDAREALRIAPAVAAIMAAELNKGEDWVNSQLSSFSAEAKGYLLS, from the coding sequence ATGAAAAGAGAAGCTATTATCGCGGCGTTAAGAAAGGATACCCAACCCTGGGATATAGTCATAATAGGTGGAGGCGCCACTGGTTTGGGGGCGGCGCTGGAAGCGGTGACGCGGGGATACCGTACGCTGTTGCTCGAGCAGGTGGATTTTGCAAAGTCTACTTCCAGTAAAAGTACCAAGCTGGTACACGGAGGGGTGCGGTATCTGGCGCAGGGCGATGTGTCGTTGGTGCGGGAAGCCAGTGTGGAGCGTGGTTTGCTGGCGCATAATGCACCGCATCTGGTACGTAATCTGACATTTGTGATCCCTACGTTCAGTCTGTGGGAGAACCTGAAATATACAATTGGCTTAAAAATGTACGATTGGCTGGCTGGTCGCCTCAGTCTGGGGAAATCGGTACATATCTCAAAAGCGAAAACGCTGGAGCGGTTGTCTACCCTGAAACAGGACGGGCTGGCAGGAGGCGTGCTGTATCACGACGGTCAGTTCGACGACAGCCGGCTGGCTGTGAACCTGGCGCAGACGATTGCCGATAAGGGAGGCACCGTGTTGAACTATGTGCGGGTGACTGGTTTACAGAAAGATGGCAAAGGAAATATCAGTGGCATAACGGTAAAGGATACACTGGATGGAGGAGCGGAGTGGTCGCTGCCGGTAAAGGCGGTGATTAATGCAACGGGAGTGTTTGCAGATGATGTGCTGGAGATGGATAACCCGGAGGCGCCGAAATCCATTGCTGCCAGTCAGGGAGTACACCTGGTGCTGGACCGCGATTTTCTGCCGGGGCACGATGCACTGATGATTCCGGCTACCAGCGATGGGCGGGTGTTGTTTATAGTGCCGTGGCACAATAAGGTAGTAGTAGGTACCACCGATACGCCGGTGAAAAATATCAGTCTGGAACCGCATGCGCTGGAAGAAGAAATTCAGTTTATTCTCCGCACCGCCCAACAATACCTGGCACACGCACCGCAGCGGTCCGATGTACGCAGTGTATGGGCCGGATTACGGCCGCTGGCAGCGCCCAAGGCAGAAGGACATAAAACCAAGGAAATATCCCGCAGCCATAAAATTATGGTGGCAGCATCCGGATTGGTCACCATAATTGGTGGTAAATGGACGACCTACCGCAGGATGGCAGAAGATGTGATCCATCAGCTGGAGCTGGCATTACACTGGAAACAGACGAGTTCCGTCACGCACCATATGAAGGTACATGGCGCTACAGATAATGTTAACTGGGAAGATCCCTGGTATTTCTATGGTAGTGATGCGTTGCATATCCATCAGATGGTGGCTACGCAGCCGGATCTGCAGGAAGTGCTCAGTGAAGCCTATCATATTATCAAAGCACAGGTAGTATGGGCTGTTAGGGAAGAAATGGCCCGTAATATAGAAGATTTCCTGGCCCGCCGTACCCGTTTGTTATTCCTGGATGCCCGTGAGGCGTTGCGGATAGCGCCGGCAGTAGCGGCTATTATGGCGGCAGAACTGAATAAGGGAGAAGATTGGGTAAACAGCCAGTTAAGTAGTTTTTC